Part of the Methanothermobacter sp. MT-2 genome is shown below.
GTAGATTCCATCATTTCCGCTATTGGTTATGTTGTTGTTGGAAATCAGATTATTATTTGAAGAATACCGGAGGTCGATTCCATCATAATCGTTGTTGGTTATGTTGTTGTTGTAGATTTTGTTATATTCTGAATCTGAGAGGTCTATTCCAAGTCCGTTGTTGGTTATGTTGTTGTTGGATATTGTATTATTTGAAGAATACCAGAGGTCTATTCCATCATCTCCGTTGTTGGTTATTTTGTTGTTGGAAATCATATTATTATTTGAAGAATAGAAGAGGTAGATTCCATAATACGTGTTGTTGGTTATGTTGTTGTTGGAAAGTATATTATTTGAAGAATACCAGAGGTCTATTCCAAGTCCGTTGTTGGTTATGTTGTTGTTGGAAAGTATATTATTTGAAGAATAGCAGATGTAGATTCCATCATACTTGTTGTTGGTTATTTTGTTGTTGTAGATTGTATTATTTGAAGAATTGTTGAGGTAGATTCCATAATACGTGTTGTTGGTTATGTTGTTGTTGGAAAGTATATTATTTGAAGAATACCAGAGGTCTATTCCAAGTCCGTTGTTGGTTATGTTGTTGTTGGATATTGTATTATTTGAAGAATAGTCGAGGTAGATTCCATAATACGTGTTGTTGGTTATGTTGTTGTTTGTTATTTTGCATTGGTTTGCTTGTATGTGTATTCCAGTTTGGCTGTTTTTTATTGTGAATCCTGTTATTGTTGTGTTGTTGGCGGTTATTGTTATTGTGGGTTGGTTTGGGTTTTTTGGTTGTATTGTTGGTGTTCCTTGTGCTTTTAGTGTTATGGTTTTGTTTATTTTGATGTTTTCTGTGTATGTTCCTGTTTCTGCTATTATTGTGTCGCCGGGTTGGGCATCGTTTATTGCAGCTTGTATTGTTGTGTAGTGTGTTCCTGTTCGGTTGTTCCATGGGTCGGGAAGTTTTGGGGTGTCTTGTATGGTGTTGTTTGCTGCTGTCACGCCAGTAGAAAGTGCTGCTGCCACTAAGAAAAAAAGCAAGGCAACTAAAACAAAATTCAAAGGCTTCATTCAAACCACCCCATTCTCAACTAAATACAGTAGTATCTTTACAAGAAAAATAATATATAAAGTTTAACATCATGAATAGAAAAAACATAAAATGTGGGGGGGCAACCTCCAGCCAACTAAAAAAAATCACCAACCCAAAAAAAACAAGGATTAAAAGCCAGAAAAATTCTCAAAACACCCTCTAAAAATTTCAAAAATATCACATCAAAACCCTAAAATTATTAAGCCCACATACACCCTAGCTACAAAAATCTTAAACATTTCAATTTCCATAGGCAAGCCCAACCCAAATTTACATAAACAGTCTGTAAACAACCAACATACTAATCTTATTTTTTAATCATCAACAGCCCCCCCACACACACCATTATATAAACAGTTTGCAAACAATCAACAGTTATCACAAAATACCCCTTTCAATCATCCAAGAGCTCAACACCCACCCAATAATAAACAAGGAAAAAAACCAGTATAACTCAGTAAACAAACCTTAAACATGAAAAAAAACACATCACAACATTAACTAAAAACAGCCAGCATGACACCACACCCCAAAAAATAATATAGAAAGGCAAAACACCGGCTTGCAACCTCCCCCCATCCAGCAACACACTATAACTTCAAAAAACTTGGCGGAAACACTCATATTTGCACTGAAGAAAGTTTTTCAACGATAAAAAATTACTGCAAAAAATAACCGGCAAAAACAAGGCAAAAAAATGTCTGCTACAAAATATACTGCCACTTAAAACACTTATCCACATAAGACATGATTTTCTGCAAAGCCTATTCCAAGATTTTTCCCACCTTTTTAGAAGTACATTTTCATACTATCCATTAGGTGTGCTTGACTTTTTCTTGATAAAAAACCTTACAGGGGGGAGAGTTAACCACAATAAAAATTTTTTTCATGTTGCAGTATAGATTATGGTCACAGAATATGTTCCGGGGTCAGTGTAAGATGGTACAGTAATATAGAAATTCATAGGGACCGTAAGAGTTCCCAAAAGGCCGCTATAGTTTGCTATAATATAATTTGTTGTTGTGAATGATCTCTTGGGGACATTTGATGTGCTGAATTTAAGATTTGATAAGGGGATTGAACCATTGGCACCTATAAGATCGCCGGTTGCCCTTACATAAAGATGATCATCAAACGCCAAAATGTATGTGACAGTTACGGTTGCAGCGTTTTGGTAGCTTCTTTCTATGCCATCAGGGGGTACCGTTCCAAGATTTAAAGTAGATGGGGTTACACTAACAGATGACCACACCGAAAGTGGTTGTACTGTGGTGTTATTTGTAGTATTGGACTTGTTTGAAGTTTGGTTTGTCTCGTTTTCTGCTGCAACTGCAAATACGCCCAACAATAACACACATAATACCATGACTGAAAGAATCCTTGAATCCAAATCTAACCCCCCATGATGTTATCTGTTAGTGAACTTTTATTATTAAACTTTTTTGGATGAGTATCTTTTTTCCTTTTCTATGCCTTCTAGATTCTAGTGATGTTGAAACATGTGATAAGTATTTTTTGCTGATATTCTTCGCGGCCTCTATTATGCCTTTTGATGGTCTTGGCATATTCAACCTGGAGGGTACATGGGCTATTATATGATATGGTAGATCCCATCTTCCAAGGAATTTTGCGATCTTCCCAATCTCAGATACTCCGATTATACCTGGTATGAGTACGGTTGAAATTTCCACCTTAAAATTAAGGTCTCCCTTGTTTTCTCCAAGATATTCTATGGCTTCAAGGACTCTCTTATTTGATTGAGAAGTGAGAATCTTATGTTTTTTATCATCCAAGGCCTTGAGGTTCACATGAACCTCGTTGACTTTCAATTTGTCTATTTTCTCAAGTAAGTATGAGCCGTTAGTGGATAATATACTATAGAAGTTTCTATCTAGGAGTTTTGTCAAATCTGGGAGATCATCTTGGAGTGTTGGTTCTCCGCCGGCTATTATAATACTAGAGAGATTGTATACCCTTCCTATCTTGGAGAGAATATCATATAGGCCTTTTGTTGTAAGGCTTGTGCAATCTTGTGGTTTGAAAAAACAATATTTACACTTGAAATTGCATCCGTATACGAGCAATGTTATCTTATCACTTACCGAAATATGGGAAATTCTCATAAGACCTCATATCATAAATAGTAGCTACACCCTCATAATAGTTTGATGCTTATGTCAACGAAATATATTGGTGGTCTCATAGAAGTTGGTGGAAGTGAGAATTTACTTGTTGTCACAGATCTTCATGGTAATCTCGCGGACTTTAAAGTTTACCTTAAAATATGGGAAGAAGATCATGGTAGAAGATCATCTATTGTTTTCACTGGGGATTTCATACACTCAATGGGGTATGAGGACGGTTCAGTGGAAATCCTCGAAACCATGAAATCATATTATAAACGTTATAAAAATTTCCATCTACTCCTAGGAAACCATGAATGGTCTCACATAACAGGCATAGACGTCTTTAAAGGCGGTATAAACCAGAGCCTATCATTCGAAAGACTATTAAATGAAAAATTCGGGGACTACTGGATGGAAAAACTAGAATCCTATACAAGATTCTTCAAAAAATTGCCCTTCGCCGTTAAAACTAAAAATAAAGTCTTCATAAGCCATGCAGGCCCATCAAGGCACATAAAGGGCCTAGATGATATAATCAACATAAGAGAGAATGGCTACCAAACTCCAGCGGTTTATGAGATGCTCTGGAACCGTTACGGATCCTACCTAGAAGATGATATAGATGAATTTCTAAGGAGAGTTGGCTGCAACGCCATGATAGTAGGGCACACCCCAGTTGACGGTTTCAAAGTGATAGGCAACCAAATTATACTATCATCAAGCTATGGTGCCGGGAGAAAAGCCTACATAAGCCTAGACTTAAACACGAAAATAGAAAATGCCCAAGACCTCCGCAAGATGATAAAATTCATACAATACTAATCATAAAAAAAACTATGGATTTTTTTTAGATACTTTCTCATCACATCCTTGCTGGAATTTCAATAAGAGGGATTATTTGCACTCAAACTTTGATTCTCTCGATTATCTTTTAGGGTTTCTCAAAGCACGTGAAGTATCCTCTCGTTATCGCAAGGGGCTTCCTGCTCCCCTAAAGACTTGCCCTTTGATCAGCTT
Proteins encoded:
- a CDS encoding radical SAM domain protein, whose amino-acid sequence is MRISHISVSDKITLLVYGCNFKCKYCFFKPQDCTSLTTKGLYDILSKIGRVYNLSSIIIAGGEPTLQDDLPDLTKLLDRNFYSILSTNGSYLLEKIDKLKVNEVHVNLKALDDKKHKILTSQSNKRVLEAIEYLGENKGDLNFKVEISTVLIPGIIGVSEIGKIAKFLGRWDLPYHIIAHVPSRLNMPRPSKGIIEAAKNISKKYLSHVSTSLESRRHRKGKKILIQKSLIIKVH
- a CDS encoding metallophosphoesterase, producing the protein MSTKYIGGLIEVGGSENLLVVTDLHGNLADFKVYLKIWEEDHGRRSSIVFTGDFIHSMGYEDGSVEILETMKSYYKRYKNFHLLLGNHEWSHITGIDVFKGGINQSLSFERLLNEKFGDYWMEKLESYTRFFKKLPFAVKTKNKVFISHAGPSRHIKGLDDIINIRENGYQTPAVYEMLWNRYGSYLEDDIDEFLRRVGCNAMIVGHTPVDGFKVIGNQIILSSSYGAGRKAYISLDLNTKIENAQDLRKMIKFIQY